A region of the Dermatophagoides farinae isolate YC_2012a chromosome 7, ASM2471394v1, whole genome shotgun sequence genome:
TTGCgtcatcattgtgtgtgtgtgtcattgtcggtatcgttttttttatactttGGAAtcatttcatgaaaaaaaaagtttttttctctatttatttctggaattggatttttcatttccaaataCTGACAACGATCGAGCAAACCTGGAATCggattcaacaacaacgacggtACCAGCAGAATCTTAAATCACATATAATACAAATATATACATGGCTACCAGCATAtcatagaaaataaaaaatcgaatgacgAAAACTAAAcatgaagaaaaatgtaaaatatcatcataatacaTTTAATATAAACGACTGACATATACGACGATATCAGATATAGAGATGTTGCGTGTACTTTCTacgaaattttcttcttcttcttaatTCCTGCAGAATTTCATccaacgaagaaaaaaaattcttgaaacaAGAATAAGAGAAAATCTCTACATCATATTTGAAGAATTTGTTTCTACTTTTCATGGGTTACATAACAAAAAACGGGGGATGAGGCTCTGAATCTGAAACCTCAGAaacatatataatatataccAACTAAgcttccaaaaaaaaaaaaaaaaaaaaaattttatcattcttCTTTATAGTAAATCTTGACAGTTTTCAGTTCGTCTGATGAACGTGTGTCTGCTGTCTGGATGTATGTTTCtgaaatattatttttctttttctttcattcatacattggatataaaatgaaaaccatagaagcagcagcagcagcagcaaaaaaaaaatcagaatccatgattttttttctcgtccATTCTGTCggtaatattattatcatatatggTATGTCAATGCCAGTCATTCAAGTCAGTCAACcagtttaattttttttcagaatagaaatgaaaaaaaatgcaccAAAACATACAGACTGTCTGAATGGTAAATGAGatttataatataaaaaaaattctgctgTCTGTCAATGACAAGTGAaaagtataaaaaaaaattctgaaatcTAAATCTAGATCTGTCATTAGGTTATTTTTGGaaatctttcatcatcatcatcatcatcattgtaaattCAAATGGATCGCTAGAATAAATCATAAACGACAATTGCCAAGCTTTAGGCAAAAGGATTAGgccacacatgcacacacacacacacacatagagaaTCACACCTACAAGAGATTTGTGGCCATAAATGTttccatgatgatgtcaaTATGTCAACAATTGATGTGGGCAATGACCAGTACACCATCAACGCACACAGAGAATTTACTATACAAAAAAAcctgaattgaatgaaaaaatacaccaaatgttttgttccaatttcaattctttttttttctctctctctctctctctctctctctctctctctctatcttcCTAACTTCTCTGGTTAGgtagaataataaaaacagcaacaataaatTTGTCCCAAGGTGTCCATTgtgttttcaattcaattcaatgtattGATTGTTGTACACCAAAACACAACATACCtcattttgacatttttgtttttgtttttgtttctgttatTGTAataactacaacaacaacaacaataaccagAACGATTGGGAAAAATtctcaattgatgatgatgatgatgacgatcatcACACATTAACATATACAATAAGAATTAGCACAACATGGGACCCATATAGTATAGTATCCAACATGGATTCATATATAAAcgacatcaaaaaaaagtgtgactcataattacacacacaaacacacacacttgcttgattcaaatataaaaaaaatcgggttcaaacaacaacaacatccatTTGGGGTCTTTAGGATTGTTGTGTATAATTCCAATTacaatttgtcattttcaaattcgatcttactacacacacacacagcatgtgggccaaagaaaaaaaatctggtatACTAACACACTACTAATACAAAACATAACATAGTTGTGAATGCAAATGCGGAAGAAATTTGtgacaaaaacaagaattattattctgctaccagacaacaataacaaaaacaatgaaagaaTCGAGTgtacaaacaatttttcatacATAACAGAATCGGACAATCTAAACACCTGTAAACATGAAATtcataaagaattttgtacaaaacaaaaaataatagctaaacagaatgaatgaattcttgAATGTTTagcttttattttcaaatctgatattgaacaaaacaacaacaacaacgacaactttttttcactcttgAATGTAatttgaagtttttttttatttttgccgattcaattcaattccatttcTGGATCGGTAGTTTATTATTGCATTCAATGTTCACATCGATTCATCATACcataaacataaacacatACCAGACATAaacattgtgatgatgatgattcgaaatAAAAAGTGATTTTCAAGTGAGTGGAAAtagtggagaaaaaaaagatccaaACAGATTTTTtgagaatcaaaaattgaatgcaaCTATATATGTACGGTATCTGTCGATGACAGGTCaacattgccatcatcatcatcatggaacacacacacacacactctctctctctcgacTTTATACTTTATATATTGCCCAAATCTCTAGTTTCTCTGGATTCTTCTTGCACTTGAGATCaaaacagagagagagagagagagagagagagagagacagagagagaaataaaaaaccgCGATGTaaagaattcattcaaaatagaCTTGAATATTATATTGTCTtctttaaacaacaacaacaacaagactTTAGAAAAAGGAAACGGATCTAAGTCAAGTTAAgaattgctgttgttgttgttgtcgtcgtttattattcttgTCCATTGATTatggtgaacaaaaaaaaagttccacttaaaacattcgaattcaaacaacaacaacaacgtgtgtgaaatagaaacaaattaaaaggatgagaaaaaaaatatttttttcaactctagaatcaaattcaaacacacacacacacacacgaaaaaaTGCTATAGATAGATCTAGGTTCTGAACCGAtccaattttcaacaacaacaacaacagcaaaaaaaattgagaaaagaaatgccatcatcatcatcatcattatcatctatcattatcatcaaaaaagcAAGAGCCATTTGAACATGTGGACTGGAAGAAAGCaggcaacaaaaaagaaaaaaaaatcatccacAAAACACCATTGAAAtctaaataatttttttaggtccttaataataacaacaaagaGACATTGAATTAATGTTAACCAATAgacaaacaacacacacacacacatacacgcgAAACATTCGTCAATTGACCAATAAGTGTTTCAGGATTGTTTTGTCTctaagaacaaaaaaaaacacgacacacacacacacgttgTTCACctttgattatcaaaattcaaagtcatcgatcaatttgatgaagaaaaatgagaacaaaagcgaaaatttttttttgttgatcagTCTTTaaaggaacaaaaaaaaataagtctATCAAAGCAGCATAGCCtcttattgatgatgatgatgatgatgatgacttcaaataattcggaaaaaaattgatggtcCACGTAAGGACCgaaactaatttttttttattcaacaacacagaactattggaaaaaaaaccgccACAAATAAtcagaggaaaaaaaacaagtcaAATTGAGATACATTcaatcatatatattcatgCATAGAcaatgtgaataaaaaaaaaactaaccatttgaattttgttgaaaatatcgGGCCATTTTGGCACCTATTTGTCTACCTTCGTCACggtaattattatcatcatcatcattatcatcgttattattgtcaatattcattattgtaTCATTTTTAGCCCATTCTAGTACCAATGGTCGACCATAAAGATGAGTACTTGCTGAAAGAGCATCGAATGCtcgcttttttttaaagaaaaataaaaataaaaactgaGCCGGTTATTGATTAGCAAAACTTACCTTAGCATCTTCTTTTGtgacaaaatcaacaaaaccaaaaccacgATATTGTGATGAACCagccaatttttttggtattcGTACCGATTTAATCTGACCAAATGAACTGAtaattacgaaaaaaaaaattaaaaaatagaataaaaaaaatacatgtTTATAGGTGAACAAGCGCCATCTTTCGACAGGAATAGATATAATAcctgaaaatttttcgaacATCTTCAACGGTAGCTTCGAATGGAATGTTTTTGACACAAATTTTGGATccagtttgtttttgtccaGAACGATTTTTACCAGAAAAGCTTTTTACCATCGCCGTTTGATTCGTTTTCGACGTTGTAGTTCgatttgataatttaatcTCGATTGGATGACCATCCAATGTTGAATTctgtaattttttaattgcttcttttgccattttggatttataaaattgaatgaaaccaTAACCCATGGATAAAATTCCTTTGgctgtttttttcgttgcaaTAGTGGCCGTATGAACAGGACCAATTTTATCTTCAAAATATTGGCGAAAATCTTCTTCAGTAGTATCGAAATTAAGATTTTTAACAAATATTGTTGAACCATCTTCGATAATAATCTCTTCGGGTTTTTCATCCACCACATCTATTGATTTATCAGATGATTTAGCTGATGAACCAGAAAATATATCTTCAGGTGCCCATTCTAAATATAATGgataatgattaaaattacTGTAGGCTAATTTTTTGAATGCAAATTTAGCTTCATTCGATTCTTGCATTTCGACAATAGCTGTCAATCCGTATGGTGGTAATATAACTCGATTAATTAAGCcgtatttttcaaataatgtcTTGATCTCTTGTTCTTGAGTTTCGGATGGTAAATTTTTTACCAAAATTGTTGTACGACTACGAGGACAATCAACACCACgttcaaatgattcaagatggacttgattttttaacaaaaattgtttaatttcattcacaatttGTGCTTCACCCAATGCCATACGTACTGCTGCATTACCGGATTTACGATCCGATTTTGTTAGCAAAtccaatttattcatattcaaatttttactCATTATATCAGCCACAGCATTCGGACGTACAAATAATGTATTCCAACGTGTTTTATTCTGTGCATCTTGAcgattttcttcatttttggCTTGTTTAAAtgttgaagatttttttcgttgttgttcatcattatcatcattcatttcatcatccgatggtgatggtggtggtggaccATTATAAgtggattcatttttcatatgtGCAGGTAATAAATGTATAAGACGACCTTGAAAATCGGTTTTATCCAATTGATTAAATGCTAGTATGGCATGTTCAGGAAACATGTATGTTACAAAAGCAAAAccttttggtttttttgtataCGAATCAATAGGCATATGAAGTTCGGTAATTGTGccgaatttttcaaacaattgtCGTAGATCATCTTCCATACATGTATAGGATAgatttcgaataaaaattctacCAGATTCACTTATAGGTTCGGGCTGTTCTTTTTCTTGCTGTTcgtcattattttgtttgtcaatttttttaccattttctTCCATTATATTATCggctttgttttgtttttgtttctccaTTTTAGTTATCTCAATTCGATGACCATCGATGAAACCACGATGTTTAATCATAGCTTGTTGTAGATCTAAAGCATTTTTAAATGATACATATGCAATTCCTTTTACATGTGGTACAAATCTCATGCTCATCGGTTTGATTGGTTTAAGAAATTCTTTtaattgtgatttttttatcttgtATGGTAGGCCACGAATTTTCACAGTAAAATCGAATGTCTTTTTTATACGTTTTTCAACCGTTTTATCGTGATTATCTTCGTCAATTTCGTCTTGACcgacatcatcgtcattatcatcatcatcaccgtgAACATTAGCGATAACATCATCTTTCCAGATTTCTTTACTTTTGTTATTCGTATCAATGTTTCGTTGTAGACGAAGAAAATCTTCAAATTCAGGATCATTTCGAACTTCTTCGAatggatcgattttttttcgtttctttttctttgtttcatcgtcaaatgatttttcatcgCTAATTGTTGGCaatttttctacttttttattcaaacgATAATTATCGACAATTTTCACGGTTATTTTAGAAGTATGAATAAATGTTCGATTGAAATAATCCACTGCATTCTGTGCCTGTTCTGATTGTTTGTAACCAATGAATGCATTTCTTTTA
Encoded here:
- the LOC124497040 gene encoding putative RNA-binding protein 19 isoform X2, whose protein sequence is MSRIFIENLPKNITQDVLQQKFAEKGEITDIQLRQDKRNAFIGYKQSEQAQNAVDYFNRTFIHTSKITVKIVDNYRLNKKVEKLPTISDEKSFDDETKKKKRKKIDPFEEVRNDPEFEDFLRLQRNIDTNNKSKEIWKDDVIANVHGDDDDNDDDVGQDEIDEDNHDKTVEKRIKKTFDFTVKIRGLPYKIKKSQLKEFLKPIKPMSMRFVPHVKGIAYVSFKNALDLQQAMIKHRGFIDGHRIEITKMEKQKQNKADNIMEENGKKIDKQNNDEQQEKEQPEPISESGRIFIRNLSYTCMEDDLRQLFEKFGTITELHMPIDSYTKKPKGFAFVTYMFPEHAILAFNQLDKTDFQGRLIHLLPAHMKNESTYNGPPPPSPSDDEMNDDNDEQQRKKSSTFKQAKNEENRQDAQNKTRWNTLFVRPNAVADIMSKNLNMNKLDLLTKSDRKSGNAAVRMALGEAQIVNEIKQFLLKNQVHLESFERGVDCPRSRTTILVKNLPSETQEQEIKTLFEKYGLINRVILPPYGLTAIVEMQESNEAKFAFKKLAYSNFNHYPLYLEWAPEDIFSGSSAKSSDKSIDVVDEKPEEIIIEDGSTIFVKNLNFDTTEEDFRQYFEDKIGPVHTATIATKKTAKGILSMGYGFIQFYKSKMAKEAIKKLQNSTLDGHPIEIKLSNRTTTSKTNQTAMVKSFSGKNRSGQKQTGSKICVKNIPFEATVEDVRKIFSSFGQIKSVRIPKKLAGSSQYRGFGFVDFVTKEDAKRAFDALSASTHLYGRPLVLEWAKNDTIMNIDNNNDDNDDDDNNYRDEGRQIGAKMARYFQQNSNAIHPFIRLID
- the LOC124497040 gene encoding putative RNA-binding protein 19 isoform X1 encodes the protein MSRIFIENLPKNITQDVLQQKFAEKGEITDIQLRQDKRNAFIGYKQSEQAQNAVDYFNRTFIHTSKITVKIVDNYRLNKKVEKLPTISDEKSFDDETKKKKRKKIDPFEEVRNDPEFEDFLRLQRNIDTNNKSKEIWKDDVIANVHGDDDDNDDDVGQDEIDEDNHDKTVEKRIKKTFDFTVKIRGLPYKIKKSQLKEFLKPIKPMSMRFVPHVKGIAYVSFKNALDLQQAMIKHRGFIDGHRIEITKMEKQKQNKADNIMEENGKKIDKQNNDEQQEKEQPEPISESGRIFIRNLSYTCMEDDLRQLFEKFGTITELHMPIDSYTKKPKGFAFVTYMFPEHAILAFNQLDKTDFQGRLIHLLPAHMKNESTYNGPPPPSPSDDEMNDDNDEQQRKKSSTFKQAKNEENRQDAQNKTRWNTLFVRPNAVADIMSKNLNMNKLDLLTKSDRKSGNAAVRMALGEAQIVNEIKQFLLKNQVHLESFERGVDCPRSRTTILVKNLPSETQEQEIKTLFEKYGLINRVILPPYGLTAIVEMQESNEAKFAFKKLAYSNFNHYPLYLEWAPEDIFSGSSAKSSDKSIDVVDEKPEEIIIEDGSTIFVKNLNFDTTEEDFRQYFEDKIGPVHTATIATKKTAKGILSMGYGFIQFYKSKMAKEAIKKLQNSTLDGHPIEIKLSNRTTTSKTNQTAMVKSFSGKNRSGQKQTGSKICVKNIPFEATVEDVRKIFSSFGQIKSVRIPKKLAGSSQYRGFGFVDFVTKEDAKRAFDALSASTHLYGRPLVLEWAKNDTIMNIDNNNDDNDDDDNNYRDEGRQIGAKMARYFQQNSNDTKKSTSLTTTKRLRRNDLLDDLKRHHQYDHDSTEQDNE
- the LOC124497040 gene encoding putative RNA-binding protein 19 isoform X3, with protein sequence MSRIFIENLPKNITQDVLQQKFAEKGEITDIQLRQDKRNAFIGYKQSEQAQNAVDYFNRTFIHTSKITVKIVDNYRLNKKVEKLPTISDEKSFDDETKKKKRKKIDPFEEVRNDPEFEDFLRLQRNIDTNNKSKEIWKDDVIANVHGDDDDNDDDVGQDEIDEDNHDKTVEKRIKKTFDFTVKIRGLPYKIKKSQLKEFLKPIKPMSMRFVPHVKGIAYVSFKNALDLQQAMIKHRGFIDGHRIEITKMEKQKQNKADNIMEENGKKIDKQNNDEQQEKEQPEPISESGRIFIRNLSYTCMEDDLRQLFEKFGTITELHMPIDSYTKKPKGFAFVTYMFPEHAILAFNQLDKTDFQGRLIHLLPAHMKNESTYNGPPPPSPSDDEMNDDNDEQQRKKSSTFKQAKNEENRQDAQNKTRWNTLFVRPNAVADIMSKNLNMNKLDLLTKSDRKSGNAAVRMALGEAQIVNEIKQFLLKNQVHLESFERGVDCPRSRTTILVKNLPSETQEQEIKTLFEKYGLINRVILPPYGLTAIVEMQESNEAKFAFKKLAYSNFNHYPLYLEWAPEDIFSGSSAKSSDKSIDVVDEKPEEIIIEDGSTIFVKNLNFDTTEEDFRQYFEDKIGPVHTATIATKKTAKGILSMGYGFIQFYKSKMAKEAIKKLQNSTLDGHPIEIKLSNRTTTSKTNQTAMVKSFSGKNRSGQKQTGSKICVKNIPFEATVEDVRKIFSSFGQIKSVRIPKKLAGSSQYRGFGFVDFVTKEDAKRAFDALSASTHLYGRPLVLEWAKNDTIMNIDNNNDDNDDDDNNYRDEGRQIGAKMARYFQQNSNGPYM